A genomic stretch from Desulfurococcaceae archaeon MEX13E-LK6-19 includes:
- the thiI gene encoding tRNA 4-thiouridine(8) synthase ThiI gives MPMYIVALSGEVVLKSRRTRPRFLRRLVSNIEDALRRHGIDGYKVWVDGARVFVETPVDVSDVLRRIFGIYRFGEVVELEFKDLRDLAEKVASLAKDMVAGKKFAVRVHRTGEHDFTSIDAAREIGNLLYKYSAGVDLENPEVEVWVEIRGDKAYLYKSRIKGPGGLPIGVEGRALVLFSGGFDSPVASWYMARRGVQVDFLHYIMASPQSAYLAYKVARYLAENWLYGYKPRLIIADFRKITEAIREKVRRSYRQVVLRAIMYIVGERVAKKIGYDALVTGESLGQAASQTLANLNAIEKVIDIKTVILRPLIGFDKEEIIDMSRRIGTHDLSGCVAEFCAIAPTLVTTKAKVHELENELNKIPSTIIDDVVSNIKIVDILETKPEELLPEEDIEIDYIPDEAVIIDLRTKEEYEKWRHPQAIHVSQVKDWNMFKGKTVVLYCDHGHISYIQARVLRRQGIKAYSLRGGLNTLKKLLLKVKNSNHP, from the coding sequence ATGCCTATGTATATTGTTGCTTTATCTGGAGAGGTTGTGTTGAAGTCTCGGAGGACTAGGCCGAGGTTTCTGCGGAGACTTGTCTCTAATATAGAGGATGCTCTGCGGAGACATGGCATCGATGGCTATAAGGTTTGGGTTGATGGGGCTCGCGTGTTTGTCGAGACTCCTGTTGATGTCTCTGACGTGCTTAGGAGGATCTTTGGGATCTATAGGTTTGGCGAGGTTGTTGAGCTGGAGTTCAAGGATCTACGTGATCTTGCGGAGAAAGTGGCTTCTCTAGCCAAGGACATGGTTGCAGGTAAGAAGTTTGCTGTACGAGTACATCGTACTGGAGAACATGATTTCACGTCTATTGATGCCGCTAGAGAGATCGGTAATCTTCTCTACAAGTACTCGGCCGGCGTCGATCTGGAGAATCCCGAGGTTGAAGTATGGGTTGAGATACGTGGAGACAAAGCATACCTGTATAAATCAAGGATAAAAGGACCTGGAGGATTACCGATCGGTGTTGAGGGACGAGCACTCGTATTGTTCTCCGGTGGATTCGACTCGCCTGTAGCCTCATGGTATATGGCTAGGAGGGGTGTACAAGTAGATTTCCTACACTACATTATGGCATCCCCCCAGTCAGCCTACCTAGCATACAAGGTGGCGAGGTATCTTGCCGAGAACTGGCTCTACGGGTACAAGCCAAGACTAATCATAGCCGACTTCAGGAAGATAACAGAAGCTATTAGAGAGAAAGTTAGGAGAAGCTATCGCCAAGTAGTACTACGTGCAATCATGTATATTGTCGGGGAACGTGTAGCGAAGAAGATAGGCTACGATGCTCTCGTCACTGGAGAAAGTCTTGGACAAGCAGCCAGTCAAACACTCGCAAACCTTAACGCCATAGAGAAAGTCATTGATATAAAGACGGTTATCCTGAGACCACTCATAGGTTTTGATAAAGAAGAAATAATCGATATGAGCCGTAGAATAGGAACACACGATCTATCGGGTTGTGTAGCCGAATTCTGCGCTATAGCACCTACTCTCGTAACCACCAAGGCAAAAGTACACGAGCTTGAGAATGAGCTGAATAAGATACCGAGCACCATCATTGACGATGTAGTCTCCAATATCAAGATAGTAGATATACTTGAAACGAAACCAGAAGAGCTACTACCCGAGGAGGACATAGAGATCGATTACATACCCGACGAAGCAGTCATAATAGATCTAAGGACCAAGGAAGAATACGAGAAGTGGAGACACCCACAAGCAATACATGTATCACAAGTAAAAGACTGGAACATGTTCAAGGGTAAAACAGTTGTCCTATACTGTGATCATGGGCATATAAGCTATATTCAGGCAAGAGTTCTCCGGAGACAAGGAATAAAGGCTTATAGTCTCCGTGGGGGGCTCAACACGCTCAAGAAACTACTTTTAAAAGTTAAGAATTCTAACCATCCATGA